A stretch of Pirellulales bacterium DNA encodes these proteins:
- a CDS encoding BatA domain-containing protein: protein MPDIASPIAVLEFGSPALLGWLAAAALPWVVNLWSRNRYDETHWAAIELLLEAIQNESRRIKLQNWLLLALRTGIVALVALAVAQPEWRPATGAAPQRDSVHRVLVFDASLSMGARAGDATRLEHAQAIAAQLVDVAAPGDAFSVLAWGAGVEELLGRPVQDPSQVRAAVNAIEQQATRSELDAIFSAVEQSLARGRELFPHIAAAEVAWLTDRAETTWGELLGDDSVATARQSAWKRLAATATMRFPLEADGLRDNRAVVDAALDPPSVTAGARGAIVAVVRSFGDATGPVQVELLADGVAMERQTVELARDAAVSVRFELHPLAAGDAAWEVRLDGADALAADDRRWVAASVPLVRRIACIEESPRGADDFARALAPRGAMATAGMSVMQFPAAELGGLPLSDYAATILCNVAEVSEREATVLRRCVATGGALGVVLGDRVDADNFNDRFGPVQDDAASIPLAPLRIAGAPIGGPRRIDPLDYRHPVVAPFAGRERAGLLTARVLKHVPLEPWPEASEAVVGPVEIAATLDDGDPLVVLRDFGAGRVGMIATDFALRRPGGDATSAEPWSTLAASPAFVPLVQRFVEDLTVRRSSRSRQRLAGEPLATPLPVEGRPFAWSTPGGERPVPPGPTALLLETCQTGLYRLTPVGRGAGETGARTPAALFAVNFDPRESDLVPCDATTLLALAGQPTAPGAVRNALAAPATPLAFAMLAAALVGMVVERVLVHRLARGRA from the coding sequence ATGCCTGATATCGCTTCGCCCATCGCCGTCCTCGAGTTCGGCAGCCCGGCGCTCTTGGGCTGGCTGGCGGCGGCGGCGTTGCCGTGGGTGGTGAACCTGTGGAGCCGCAACCGGTACGACGAAACCCACTGGGCGGCGATCGAGTTGCTGCTCGAGGCGATTCAAAATGAATCGCGACGTATCAAGTTGCAGAACTGGTTGCTGTTGGCGCTTCGGACGGGGATCGTGGCGTTGGTCGCCTTGGCTGTCGCGCAGCCGGAGTGGCGCCCCGCGACCGGGGCGGCGCCGCAACGCGACTCCGTCCACCGCGTGTTGGTGTTCGACGCATCGCTGTCGATGGGCGCCCGCGCCGGGGACGCGACCCGGCTCGAACATGCGCAAGCGATCGCTGCACAGCTCGTCGACGTCGCGGCGCCCGGGGACGCGTTCTCGGTGCTCGCCTGGGGAGCCGGGGTCGAGGAACTGTTGGGGCGCCCGGTGCAGGACCCGTCCCAGGTCCGGGCCGCCGTCAACGCCATCGAGCAGCAAGCGACCCGCTCGGAACTCGACGCGATCTTCTCGGCGGTCGAGCAGTCGTTGGCCCGGGGCCGCGAACTGTTCCCGCACATCGCTGCGGCGGAGGTCGCGTGGCTTACCGATCGAGCTGAAACGACGTGGGGCGAGCTCTTGGGCGACGACTCGGTCGCGACCGCTCGGCAGAGCGCGTGGAAGCGCCTCGCGGCGACGGCGACCATGCGGTTCCCGCTCGAGGCAGACGGCCTTCGCGACAATCGTGCGGTCGTCGACGCGGCGCTCGATCCGCCGAGCGTCACGGCCGGCGCCCGCGGGGCGATCGTCGCGGTGGTCCGCAGTTTCGGCGACGCGACAGGCCCTGTCCAAGTCGAACTCCTCGCCGACGGCGTAGCCATGGAGCGGCAGACAGTGGAGCTGGCTCGCGATGCAGCGGTCTCCGTGCGGTTCGAACTCCACCCGCTGGCCGCCGGCGATGCGGCTTGGGAGGTCCGACTCGATGGCGCCGATGCATTGGCTGCGGACGATCGTCGCTGGGTTGCGGCGTCGGTCCCTCTCGTGCGGCGGATTGCCTGCATCGAGGAATCGCCGCGCGGAGCCGATGACTTCGCTCGGGCTCTGGCGCCGCGCGGCGCGATGGCGACCGCTGGGATGAGCGTGATGCAGTTCCCCGCCGCAGAACTCGGGGGTCTGCCTCTGAGCGACTATGCTGCGACGATCCTCTGCAACGTGGCGGAAGTCAGCGAACGCGAGGCGACCGTACTGCGCCGCTGCGTGGCGACTGGCGGGGCGCTGGGGGTCGTGCTTGGCGATCGCGTTGATGCGGACAACTTCAACGACCGCTTCGGCCCGGTGCAGGACGACGCCGCGTCGATCCCGTTGGCGCCGTTGCGAATCGCGGGGGCGCCAATCGGCGGGCCGCGACGGATCGACCCGCTGGACTACCGCCACCCCGTGGTTGCTCCGTTCGCCGGGCGCGAGCGAGCCGGGCTGCTCACCGCGCGGGTTCTCAAACACGTCCCGCTGGAACCGTGGCCGGAGGCGAGCGAGGCGGTCGTCGGGCCCGTCGAGATTGCTGCGACGCTCGACGACGGCGATCCGCTGGTCGTCCTCCGCGATTTCGGGGCCGGTCGAGTCGGGATGATTGCGACCGACTTCGCGCTCCGTCGCCCCGGCGGCGACGCCACGTCGGCTGAGCCGTGGTCGACCCTTGCGGCGAGCCCGGCCTTCGTGCCGCTCGTGCAGCGGTTCGTCGAGGATCTGACGGTTCGACGATCCAGCCGCAGTCGCCAACGGCTGGCGGGCGAGCCGCTCGCGACGCCGTTGCCCGTCGAGGGTCGTCCGTTCGCGTGGTCGACGCCCGGCGGCGAACGCCCCGTTCCGCCCGGGCCGACCGCTTTGCTGCTGGAAACCTGTCAGACAGGGCTCTATCGCCTGACGCCCGTTGGTCGTGGCGCGGGGGAGACCGGCGCACGCACTCCCGCGGCTCTATTCGCCGTGAATTTCGATCCCCGCGAGAGCGACCTCGTCCCGTGCGACGCGACGACGCTGCTGGCTTTGGCAGGTCAGCCCACGGCGCCGGGCGCGGTGCGCAACGCGCTCGCTGCGCCGGCGACGCCGCTGGCGTTTGCGATGCTCGCCGCGGCGCTCGTCGGCATGGTCGTCGAGCGGGTGCTCGTCCACCGCCTTGCCCGGGGACGCGCATGA
- a CDS encoding terpene cyclase/mutase family protein — protein sequence MAPQSARAGDGLFPQSDLLTPAAEQAAVRGLAYLVERQTEDGAFRASRSGGNVAICGLAGMAMLASGSTPGRGPYGEALDRCLDYLLANVSESGVVLAPTATTNQIMYEHGFAALFLCECHGMAARNDLRDKISDAVRVIVGSQNEEGGWRYRPAPRDADVSVTVCQLMTLRAARNAGIAVPRETIDRGLDYVKLCQNDDGGFRYMLTAGEATSEFPRSAAGVVALYNAGVYHGAEIDRGLTYLDQFRPQAERENMVPHYFYAHYYAVQAMWHAGDERWRTWYPAIRDDLMSRQQEDGSWRDGIGSEYATAIACIVLLTPNNYLPILQR from the coding sequence ATGGCACCGCAGTCGGCGCGGGCTGGCGACGGGTTGTTCCCCCAATCGGATCTGCTCACCCCCGCCGCTGAGCAGGCGGCAGTTCGCGGTCTGGCATATCTCGTCGAGCGGCAGACGGAGGACGGGGCGTTCCGCGCAAGTCGTTCCGGGGGGAACGTCGCGATCTGCGGATTGGCCGGCATGGCGATGCTCGCCTCGGGAAGCACGCCCGGTCGCGGGCCGTACGGAGAGGCGCTAGACCGGTGCCTCGACTATCTGTTGGCCAACGTCAGCGAGTCCGGGGTCGTTCTTGCCCCGACGGCGACGACCAACCAAATCATGTACGAGCACGGTTTCGCGGCGCTCTTCCTGTGCGAGTGCCACGGCATGGCCGCGCGGAACGACCTGCGTGACAAGATTTCCGACGCGGTGCGCGTGATCGTCGGTTCGCAGAACGAGGAAGGGGGGTGGCGCTATCGCCCTGCGCCGCGCGACGCCGACGTCTCGGTGACGGTGTGCCAGTTGATGACGCTCCGCGCGGCCCGCAACGCGGGGATCGCCGTGCCGCGGGAGACGATCGACCGGGGGCTCGACTACGTGAAACTCTGCCAGAACGACGACGGAGGCTTTCGCTATATGCTGACTGCGGGCGAGGCGACGAGCGAATTCCCGCGCTCCGCCGCGGGGGTCGTCGCGCTCTACAACGCGGGAGTCTACCATGGCGCCGAGATCGATCGCGGTTTGACGTACTTGGACCAGTTCCGCCCGCAGGCCGAGCGAGAAAACATGGTTCCCCACTACTTTTACGCCCACTACTACGCCGTGCAGGCGATGTGGCACGCCGGAGACGAGCGCTGGCGCACCTGGTATCCGGCGATCCGCGACGATCTGATGTCGCGCCAGCAGGAGGACGGCTCGTGGCGCGACGGCATCGGCAGCGAGTACGCCACCGCGATCGCTTGCATCGTGTTGCTTACCCCCAACAACTACTTGCCGATCCTGCAGCGATGA
- a CDS encoding NPCBM/NEW2 domain-containing protein: MKRLKRLCSQPFRCGFLRLQAQGSERIDPEVAVLGILLVATGLLGRGDSHGAEPVPRELVLLGDARVVAVWTGGDAASGLRFQTAAEVSAVEAIEQRTLALDDFVRWGLPQRCAARREVRLRDGSRLPLAESWLGPEPLTLAGDAATANVAGVGAVTLRRGELASVGLGLPADPVRRAAAERQLARAAAGHAGRDVVLLAAGDAVTGTVCSIGPVPAPAKGAQIDIDSSLGRLTLPLDRIVGVRFAAATESSPAVGNARLWIALAEGARLSAADLREQPDGFRVVLAGGAVCERIDRRAIVAMQSLAPRVRYLSDLPTAEYEQSPELAARWPLVRDASLGGGPLSVRGMQYFKGVALHAPARVEYVVPAGAERFVAAPAIEDSAAGGGSVRCRVLVQRDDDGSWQAAAESPVLRGDDKPTSIVVELLGARRIALAVDAADRGDELDRAAWLDARFE; encoded by the coding sequence ATGAAACGGCTCAAGCGACTTTGCTCTCAGCCATTTCGCTGCGGATTCCTTCGCCTCCAGGCACAGGGATCGGAACGGATCGACCCGGAAGTCGCCGTCCTGGGCATCCTGCTGGTCGCGACTGGCCTGTTGGGTCGCGGCGATTCGCATGGTGCGGAACCGGTCCCTCGCGAGCTTGTGCTGCTTGGCGATGCGCGGGTCGTCGCCGTGTGGACGGGAGGCGACGCGGCGAGCGGGCTCCGATTTCAGACGGCTGCCGAGGTGTCCGCGGTCGAGGCGATCGAGCAGAGGACGCTCGCGCTCGACGACTTCGTCCGGTGGGGGCTCCCGCAGCGTTGCGCGGCTCGCCGCGAGGTTCGCCTCCGCGACGGATCGCGTCTTCCGCTGGCCGAGTCGTGGCTGGGGCCCGAGCCGTTGACGCTGGCCGGCGACGCCGCGACGGCGAACGTGGCCGGAGTCGGCGCCGTGACGCTGCGTCGCGGGGAACTCGCCAGTGTCGGCCTCGGCCTCCCCGCCGATCCGGTGCGTCGCGCCGCGGCTGAACGCCAACTCGCCCGCGCGGCTGCGGGACACGCGGGGCGCGACGTGGTGCTGCTCGCCGCTGGCGACGCCGTGACGGGAACGGTCTGCTCGATCGGCCCAGTCCCGGCGCCGGCCAAGGGCGCCCAGATCGACATCGACAGTTCGCTGGGGAGGCTGACGTTGCCGCTCGATCGGATCGTCGGCGTTCGTTTCGCCGCTGCGACCGAATCGTCGCCGGCCGTCGGCAATGCGCGGTTGTGGATCGCGCTGGCCGAGGGCGCTCGGCTTTCCGCGGCCGACCTGCGCGAGCAGCCGGACGGCTTCCGCGTTGTCCTGGCCGGCGGAGCCGTGTGCGAACGCATCGACCGCCGCGCAATCGTTGCCATGCAGAGCTTGGCGCCCCGGGTGCGTTACCTTTCCGATCTGCCGACGGCCGAGTACGAGCAGTCGCCCGAACTCGCGGCGAGGTGGCCGCTGGTTCGCGACGCGAGCCTCGGCGGAGGGCCGCTGTCGGTGCGCGGAATGCAGTACTTCAAGGGGGTCGCCCTCCACGCGCCCGCCCGGGTCGAATATGTCGTTCCGGCGGGGGCTGAGCGATTCGTCGCCGCGCCGGCAATCGAGGACTCCGCCGCCGGCGGAGGAAGCGTTCGCTGCCGGGTGCTCGTGCAACGGGATGACGACGGATCCTGGCAGGCGGCGGCCGAGTCGCCCGTGCTTCGCGGCGACGACAAGCCGACGTCGATCGTCGTCGAGTTGCTCGGCGCCCGTCGCATCGCCCTCGCAGTCGACGCGGCCGATCGGGGCGACGAACTTGATCGCGCGGCCTGGCTCGACGCCCGGTTCGAGTAA